In a genomic window of Myxococcales bacterium:
- the yidC gene encoding membrane protein insertase YidC: MKSEHRMVLAIVLATAFFILWYTVLNPNKEVARQETAVQQQAPASVQASTAAPTSVSSEAPAPSPAQMAEDDPQTAIEVRTWKISNDLIEAEFTNDGGVATSWKMKKYNATIDKNSPLIDLSSSASEVIPAFALSFVDADIFFPKNPRYEMISADDSHVSFRWRSAEIEILKTIELVKGTYQADVSIEMKNLTSRPLRLKPKMAWGSRYLPMKSGGFLGLGRQQPVEAMSPVYFMNGKAHRESDIAKLGLMKKETGSLLWSALEGRYFIASIIPRIQGEELSSESGVIKSADGSGAVASLWTSAVLPEKIIPAGDIGKSLFSTYAGPKDLELLKGVGVEMDKAIDYGWFTIIAIPIVYLLQFFHEIINNYGIAIIMLTIFVKLLLHPINAKSLKSMKEMQRVQPQLKELQKKFKDDKQRLNQETMALFKAHKVNPMGGCLPMLAQFPIYIALYKVLWNSIELFRAPFFWFYKDLSAPDPYYIMPILLGLFMAAQQLLTPSASADPAQKKMMMIMPIMFCIFMLFLPVGLVLYILVNTVMSVTQQWLYNKGIRMRDLIRGKWQPAAS; encoded by the coding sequence ATGAAGTCAGAGCATAGAATGGTTTTAGCTATCGTACTTGCCACGGCATTTTTTATCCTTTGGTACACCGTGTTAAATCCCAACAAAGAGGTTGCCAGGCAGGAGACGGCAGTCCAGCAGCAGGCGCCAGCAAGTGTTCAGGCTTCAACAGCTGCTCCTACCTCCGTTTCCTCTGAAGCCCCGGCTCCCTCTCCGGCGCAAATGGCCGAAGATGACCCGCAGACGGCTATCGAGGTCAGAACCTGGAAGATATCCAACGATCTAATCGAGGCGGAATTTACCAACGACGGCGGCGTTGCTACTTCTTGGAAAATGAAGAAATACAACGCGACCATCGATAAAAACAGCCCGTTGATCGACCTTTCTTCGAGCGCGTCGGAGGTCATCCCGGCCTTCGCGCTTTCATTTGTCGATGCTGATATCTTTTTCCCTAAAAACCCCAGGTACGAGATGATATCCGCGGATGACTCTCATGTTTCGTTCAGGTGGCGCTCTGCCGAGATTGAAATTTTAAAGACGATCGAGCTTGTCAAAGGTACCTATCAAGCCGACGTTTCCATTGAGATGAAAAACCTCACATCCAGACCTCTCAGGCTAAAGCCCAAGATGGCATGGGGGAGCAGGTACCTTCCTATGAAATCCGGAGGTTTTTTGGGACTTGGAAGGCAGCAGCCTGTCGAAGCCATGAGCCCGGTTTATTTTATGAATGGGAAAGCCCACCGCGAAAGCGATATCGCCAAACTGGGGCTTATGAAAAAAGAGACGGGCTCCCTTCTCTGGTCGGCGCTGGAAGGAAGATATTTCATAGCATCGATCATTCCAAGGATTCAGGGAGAGGAGCTCTCATCGGAAAGCGGAGTCATAAAAAGTGCCGATGGGAGCGGGGCTGTAGCCTCTCTTTGGACCTCCGCAGTGCTGCCGGAGAAGATAATCCCGGCTGGCGATATCGGGAAGTCGCTCTTTTCGACCTATGCAGGGCCGAAGGATCTGGAACTGCTCAAGGGGGTTGGTGTCGAAATGGACAAGGCGATAGACTACGGCTGGTTTACAATAATTGCGATTCCGATCGTATATTTACTCCAGTTTTTTCACGAGATAATCAACAACTACGGCATCGCGATCATCATGCTGACGATTTTTGTGAAGCTGCTGCTGCATCCGATCAACGCTAAATCTCTCAAGTCGATGAAAGAGATGCAGAGGGTTCAGCCGCAGCTCAAAGAGCTTCAGAAAAAATTCAAGGATGACAAACAGAGGCTCAATCAGGAAACGATGGCGCTGTTCAAGGCGCACAAAGTAAACCCGATGGGAGGGTGCCTTCCGATGCTGGCGCAGTTTCCTATCTACATCGCTCTTTACAAGGTGCTTTGGAATTCCATCGAACTGTTTCGCGCCCCTTTCTTCTGGTTTTATAAAGATCTCTCTGCTCCCGATCCGTACTACATAATGCCGATACTGCTAGGTCTTTTCATGGCCGCACAACAGTTGCTTACCCCATCAGCATCGGCCGATCCTGCTCAGAAGAAGATGATGATGATTATGCCGATCATGTTCTGTATCTTCATGTTGTTTCTGCCGGTGGGTCTGGTGCTCTACATCCTTGTCAACACCGTCATGAGCGTTACTCAGCAGTGGCTCTATAACAAGGGGATAAGGATGAGGGATCTCATACGCGGCAAATGGCAGCCAGCTGCCTCTTGA
- the yidD gene encoding membrane protein insertion efficiency factor YidD, whose protein sequence is MRRFFIFLIRLYQLLAAPIIGALGGRCRFHPTCSEYAVEAFENFRAHRAFCLTLKRLSKCGPWNPGGLDHPPSK, encoded by the coding sequence ATGCGGAGATTTTTCATCTTTTTGATACGGTTATATCAGCTTCTTGCGGCTCCGATAATAGGGGCGCTTGGCGGAAGGTGCAGATTTCATCCGACCTGCTCCGAATACGCCGTGGAGGCCTTTGAGAATTTCAGAGCGCATCGGGCGTTTTGTCTGACGCTGAAGAGGCTTTCCAAGTGCGGTCCGTGGAATCCCGGCGGCCTTGATCACCCACCTTCAAAATAA
- the rnpA gene encoding ribonuclease P protein component, translating to MTSDDRKKFSPKERIRRGDDFKKVRCSGVRSRGRFVTLSFLPGNLKKLGLIATKKSGDAVSRNRLKRVARDFFRLNKKDFPSGETVVIFGTDSGEIDNMDIRDDLWAALERLVARIS from the coding sequence ATGACATCCGATGACCGGAAAAAATTTTCACCAAAAGAGAGGATCAGGCGCGGCGACGACTTTAAAAAAGTCAGGTGCAGCGGGGTCAGGTCGCGCGGTCGCTTCGTGACGCTTTCTTTTCTGCCTGGAAATCTAAAAAAGCTCGGTCTCATCGCGACGAAAAAAAGCGGCGATGCCGTTTCTCGTAATCGACTCAAGCGGGTAGCCCGTGATTTTTTCAGGCTCAATAAAAAAGATTTTCCGAGCGGAGAGACCGTGGTTATCTTCGGGACTGACTCAGGCGAGATAGACAACATGGACATCAGAGACGATTTGTGGGCCGCGCTCGAGCGCCTAGTCGCCAGGATTTCGTAG